A window of the Henckelia pumila isolate YLH828 chromosome 3, ASM3356847v2, whole genome shotgun sequence genome harbors these coding sequences:
- the LOC140889168 gene encoding uncharacterized protein, with translation MADQNGNHPNLELLIAQAVQRALAERDEANIPHPDHNAHLEEIKKLKEEMEQLRKKQAGYLATTIRNIPFTQEILDADLPKQFKLPHVGEYDGKGDPEEHLARFENAALLHKYSDPIKCRAFLTTLIGPAQQWFNTLRAGEIKEFKDFSKSFLHHFASSKTHPTTTFSLFAIKQREHENLRAYIQRFSALALEVPMATPDLLISAFMQGLDTKDFLKSLIKRPPETYEELLARAEKYVNMEEIQVSRAAVKRERPKSPKGNRVPGNGTGMGQPFRPALLGEFSSFTPLRMSKVRALQICDDRKLTQRHPWTEKGPRNRESDKYCLFHNEYGHITENCRQLDQEIERIIQQHAELKNILTRQEGYRPNKRQQERPRQRARTAPPHEDFNHPNQGQPDDDRAHQRPAPPARGIINMISGGPTDGDSNRARKTSSRKLINMEIGNQIFHTGPTLSFGPEDLKGVSSNHNDALVIRATVANYDVARIFVDSGSSVNVLFQEAINQMDLGQYKMEPVVTSLFGFTGHAIRPVGLVHLPLTLGKNNTRKTRIVSFIIVDAPSAYNAILGRPAMTTFMAVASALHQKMKFPVGNEVGEVQGDQVISRKCYVEEVRIEQNVARTDNVDRPGISGMEKINLIEDTFVATEEETEEVIISPPFGVVKIARTLETELKQTLLECLQKNKDVFAWSVSDLVGVHREISEHKLNVIKGYRPIIQKKRHFGPEKDAVIKEQVDELLKAGHIEEIHFPTWLSNIVLVPKSTGKWRMCVDFRDLNKACPKDCYPLPRIDQLVDSTAGHELLSFLDAYQGYHQIPLAKEDKDKVSFVTSTGTYCYVVMPFGLKNAEATYQRLMDRVFEQQIGKNIEVYVDDILIKTRTADQFITDLAQTFQTLRNYQLKLNPSKCTFGVRAGKFLGYMVTRRGIEENPEKVQAIISMSSPRNVQEVQRLTGRITALARFISRSADKSLSLFKALRKTKNFEWNEESEKAFQDLKTYLKQLPVLNKPIPGEELFLYLAVTPRAASSVLVKKDGANHQPVYFVSHVLKGAELNYLTQEKLALALVITARKLRPYFLSHPITVLTNSVLGKIATNPDASGRLVRWITELSEYDLKFEPRTAIKAQALADFLAETVQLEQEELWKIFVDGSSCQSGSGAGIVIISPWGEETNISIRLDFRASNNEAEYEALLLGLKAARNLGISRATLYSDSQLAIQQSNGKFEIKDDKMRKYAKALYTAKEGFIELNLELIS, from the coding sequence aTGGCTGATCAGAATGGAAATCATCCTAATTTAGAGTTGTTAATAGCTCAGGCTGTTCAGAGGGCTTTGGCAGAGAGGGATGAGGCAAATATTCCGCACCCCGATCATAATGCCCACCTCGAGGAGATCAAAAAATTGAAGGAAGAAATGGAGCAGCTCAGGAAGAAACAGGCCGGGTACCTAGCTACCACAATCAGAAACATTCCTTTTACTCAGGAGATATTGGACGCTGACCTTCccaaacaatttaaattgccCCACGTCGGGGAGTACGATGGTAAAGGCGATCCAGAGGAACATTTAGCACGCTTCGAGAATGCAGCTCTGCTGCATAAATATTCGGATCCGATCAAGTGTAGGGCTTTCCTTACTACTCTCATAGGACCAGCCCAGCAATGGTTCAATACGTTACGCGCTGGGGAGATCAAGGAGTTCAAGGATTTTAGCAAATCCTTTTTGCATCACTTTGCTAGTAGCAAAACGCATCCTACCACTACTTTCAGTCTCTTTGCAATCAAACAACGGGAACATGAAAATTTGAGGGCATACATTCAAAGGTTTAGTGCCTTGGCTCTCGAGGTACCCATGGCTACCCCAGACCTGCTCATCAGCGCATTCATGCAAGGGCTGGATACAAAAGATTTTcttaaatctttaataaaaagGCCGCCGGAGACGTATGAGGAATTACTTGCCCGAGCTGAGAAATATGTCAACATGGAAGAGATTCAGGTCTCGCGAGCAGCTGTGAAGAGGGAGCGACCAAAAAGTCCAAAGGGCAATAGGGTTCCGGGCAATGGGACAGGAATGGGACAACCATTCCGACCTGCTCTGTTGGGAGAATTCAGCTCTTTCACTCCCTTGCGCATGAGTAAAGTCCGAGCCCTCCAAATTTGTGATGATCGAAAGCTCACACAAAGGCATCCATGGACTGAGAAGGGACCTCGGAACAGGGAGTCGGATAAATATTGTCTCTTTCATAATGAGTATGGGCATATTACTGAGAACTGTCGTCAATTAGATCAAGAGATTGAAAGAATAATACAACAACATgctgaattaaaaaatatattgaccCGTCAAGAGGGATATCGCCCGAACAAGAGACAGCAAGAAAGACCGAGGCAAAGAGCCAGGACTGCTCCTCCCCATGAAGATTTCAATCACCCGAATCAAGGCCAGCCCGACGATGACCGAGCTCATCAAAGACCAGCTCCGCCGGCTAGAGGAATTATAAACATGATTTCTGGAGGCCCTACTGACGGAGATTCCAATCGAGCTAGGAAAACTAGCAgtagaaaattaataaatatggagATTGGGAATCAAATCTTCCATACTGGCCCGACCCTCTCCTTTGGTCCAGAAGATTTGAAAGGGGTTTCCAGCAACCATAACGATGCGTTGGTAATAAGGGCCACAGTCGCAAACTATGACGTAGCTCGGATATTCGTGGATTCAGGCAGTTCAGTCAATGTTTTATTCCAAGAAGCAATAAATCAAATGGATTTGGGACAGTACAAGATGGAGCCTGTGGTAACATCACTCTTTGGTTTCACGGGTCATGCCATCCGACCTGTTGGATTAGTCCACCTACCCTTAACTCTTGGAAAAAACAACACTCGCAAAACCCGAATTGTAAGTTTCATTATAGTGGATGCCCCATCCGCTTATAATGCTATACTAGGCAGACCTGCCATGACCACTTTCATGGCTGTGGCATCAGCTCTGCATCAGAAAATGAAATTCCCAGTGGGTAATGAGGTTGGGGAGGTGCAAGGTGATCAAGTTATTTCGCGCAAGTGTTATGTGGAGGAGGTCAGAATAGAGCAAAATGTAGCCAGGACTGATAACGTCGACCGACCTGGAATTTCTGGCATGGAAAAAATCAACTTGATAGAAGACACATTTGTCGCCACTGAAGAAGAAACTGAAGAAGTAATAATCTCCCCTCCTTTCGGGGTAGTAAAAATTGCTCGAACCCTGGAAACAGAGTTGAAGCAAACACTACTGGAATGcttgcaaaaaaataaagacgTCTTTGCATGGTCAGTTTCAGACCTGGTAGGGGTCCATCGGGAAATATCAGAACACAAGCTCAATGTGATAAAAGGTTATCGCCCTATTATTCAAAAGAAACGACACTTCGGTCCTGAAAAGGATGCAGTAATAAAGGAGCAGGTGGACGAGTTACTCAAGGCGGGGCACATTGAAGAAATCCACTTCCCGACCTGGTTGTCCAACATAGTCCTAGTTCCAAAGTCTACGGGAAAATGGCGCATGTGTGTAGATTTTCGAGATTTGAATAAAGCATGCCCTAAAGATTGTTACCCCCTACCTAGAATCGATCAGCTGGTTGATTCGACTGCAGGGCATGAATTACTCAGTTTTTTGGATGCTTATCAGGGATATCACCAAATTCCCTTGGCAAAAGAGGACAAAGACAAAGTGAGTTTTGTCACATCAACTGGAACTTATTGCTATGTGGTCATGCCGTTTGGACTCAAAAATGCCGAGGCAACATATCAGAGACTAATGGACAGAGTGTTCGAGCAACAAATTGGGAAAAACATTGAGGTATACGTTGATGATATCCTGATCAAAACCCGAACTGCAGACCAGTTCATCACCGACCTGGCTCAAACATTCCAGAcattgagaaattatcaattgaAGCTAAACCCTAGCAAGTGTACTTTTGGAGTCCGGGCTGGTAAATTCCTAGGTTATATGGTTACGAGAAGGGGAATTGAGGAAAATCCTGAAAAAGTCCAAGCTATCATTTCTATGAGCTCACCCAGAAATGTACAGGAAGTACAAAGGCTAACAGGAAGAATTACCGCATTAGCCCGGTTTATAAGCAGATCAGCAGATAAAAGTTTATCCTTATTCAAGGCATTGCGAAAGACCAAAAATTTCGAATGGAATGAGGAAAGTGAGAAGGCCTTCCAGGATTTGAAGACCTATTTAAAACAATTGCCCGTGCTGAATAAGCCTATTCCAGGGGAAGAGTTGTTCCTATATCTGGCAGTCACACCCCGAGCAGCCAGTTCAGTCCTGGTCAAGAAGGACGGGGCAAATCATCAGCCTGTTTATTTTGTGAGTCATGTCTTGAAGGGAGCCGAGCTCAATTATTTAACCCAAGAAAAACTTGCCTTAGCTCTGGTAATCACCGCAAGAAAATTACGGCCTTACTTCCTGTCACATCCCATCACCGTGCTCACCAATAGCGTCCTGGGAAAAATTGCAACTAATCCAGATGCATCAGGTAGACTGGTCAGATGGATCACAGAATTGAGTGAGTACGATCTCAAGTTTGAACCTCGAACAGCTATAAAAGCTCAAGCCCTGGCTGACTTCTTAGCAGAGACAGTCCAGCTAGAACAAGAAGAGCTATGGAAGATTTTTGTAGATGGGTCATCATGTCAGTCAGGGAGCGGAGCTGGAATCGTGATCATCTCACCTTGGGGTGAAGAAACTAATATATCAATCAGATTGGACTTCAGAGCCTCTAACAATGAAGCAGAATATGAGGCATTGCTACTCGGACTTAAGGCAGCACGAAATTTGGGTATCTCCCGGGCTACTCTATATTCCGATTCCCAACTAGCTATTCAGCAGAGCAACGGAAAGTTTGAGATCAAAGATGATAAAATGAGGAAATATGCTAAGGCATTATACACAGCTAAGGAAGGATTCATCGAGCTGAATTTAGAGCTAATCTCCTGA